The proteins below come from a single Carnobacterium divergens DSM 20623 genomic window:
- a CDS encoding DUF1697 domain-containing protein — translation MENYVVLLRGINVGKAHQLKMSDLKKILEMLGFQSVKTVLRSGNAVMKGAPQDVNLIATKIEEKLKTIVDFPIPVIVITGETFIQNLEKCSLFKAELQEQKEILIVYKKSAFVTSELVNFNFPNEQWEMIKNCLVIQIYGNQLSSPLLKQLTPYLKKEQATIRNWRTVTKLSGLLIELKT, via the coding sequence TTGGAGAATTATGTCGTTTTATTACGAGGAATCAATGTCGGGAAAGCTCATCAGCTTAAAATGAGCGATTTAAAAAAGATCCTTGAAATGCTGGGGTTCCAATCTGTGAAAACAGTTTTACGTAGCGGTAACGCAGTGATGAAAGGCGCGCCACAAGATGTAAATTTAATTGCTACAAAAATTGAAGAAAAATTAAAAACAATTGTTGATTTTCCTATTCCAGTTATTGTAATAACGGGAGAAACATTTATTCAGAATTTAGAAAAATGTTCCCTTTTTAAAGCAGAATTACAAGAACAGAAAGAAATTCTTATTGTTTATAAAAAATCAGCTTTCGTTACGAGTGAGTTAGTCAATTTTAACTTTCCAAATGAACAATGGGAAATGATCAAAAATTGTTTAGTTATTCAAATTTATGGCAATCAGTTGTCTTCGCCCTTGTTAAAACAATTAACACCATATTTAAAAAAAGAACAAGCAACCATTCGCAA
- a CDS encoding DUF1294 domain-containing protein has product MMMEDRLIALLYFGSVNAILFVLMGIDKYRAKKKMWRIPEKTLLSFGILGGGLGGILGMVLFHHKIRVTKFKVIYLLGLVLMLGMLYFLFNRPIFR; this is encoded by the coding sequence ATGATGATGGAAGATCGTTTAATCGCACTTCTCTATTTTGGATCGGTCAATGCAATTTTATTTGTTTTAATGGGCATTGATAAATACCGTGCAAAGAAAAAAATGTGGCGTATTCCTGAAAAAACATTGCTTTCATTTGGTATTTTAGGCGGCGGTTTAGGCGGTATTTTAGGAATGGTTCTCTTCCATCATAAAATCCGAGTGACAAAATTTAAAGTTATTTATTTATTAGGGTTAGTCCTAATGTTAGGTATGCTTTATTTTTTATTTAACCGTCCAATTTTTAGATAA
- the pepT gene encoding peptidase T yields MYKNLVPRFISYVQTETRSDETSSTVPSTQTQVEFAKVLAKELKELGMSDVAYNEQNGFVTATLPSNSEKEVPTIGFIAHMDTADFNAENVSPQFHENYDGSEIILNEVENIVLSPVDFPNLKNYLGQTLITTDGTTLLGADDKAGIAEIMTAMEILIKDPSIPHGTIRVAFGPDEEIGIGADRFDVAGFNADFAYTMDGGPVGELEYESFNAAQAIVKIQGKNVHPGTAKNTMVNALKIALEFDAALPQNEVPEQTDGSEGFYHLYDLNGEVEEAKMVYIIRDHDHDKFIARKEMIQKIAAKLNEKYKTERVTVELKDQYYNMKDIIEKDLSIVTLAKTAMENLSIKPIIEPIRGGTDGSKLSFMGLPTPNIFAGGENFHGRYEFVAVESMEKATNVIVEIAKLNAQ; encoded by the coding sequence ATGTATAAAAATTTAGTGCCACGTTTTATAAGTTATGTTCAAACCGAAACTCGTTCAGATGAAACAAGTTCAACTGTCCCTTCAACTCAAACACAAGTAGAATTTGCAAAAGTTTTAGCAAAAGAGTTAAAAGAACTTGGCATGAGTGATGTTGCTTACAATGAGCAAAATGGTTTTGTAACAGCGACACTTCCAAGTAATAGCGAAAAAGAAGTCCCAACCATTGGATTTATTGCTCATATGGATACAGCAGACTTTAATGCTGAAAATGTTTCGCCACAATTTCATGAAAATTACGACGGTTCTGAAATTATTTTAAATGAGGTTGAAAACATTGTTCTTTCGCCAGTTGATTTTCCTAATTTAAAAAATTATCTTGGTCAAACATTGATTACAACAGATGGAACAACCCTACTAGGCGCTGATGATAAAGCAGGTATTGCTGAAATTATGACAGCAATGGAAATTTTAATCAAGGATCCTTCAATTCCACATGGTACAATTCGCGTGGCTTTTGGTCCAGATGAAGAAATAGGTATTGGAGCAGATCGTTTTGATGTTGCTGGTTTTAATGCAGACTTTGCGTATACGATGGATGGCGGTCCAGTTGGTGAATTGGAATATGAAAGTTTTAATGCTGCACAAGCAATTGTGAAGATTCAAGGTAAAAATGTTCATCCAGGAACAGCTAAAAACACAATGGTTAATGCATTAAAAATTGCATTAGAATTTGATGCAGCGTTACCACAAAATGAAGTTCCTGAACAAACGGATGGGAGTGAAGGTTTCTATCATCTGTATGATTTAAATGGGGAAGTTGAAGAGGCCAAAATGGTCTACATTATTCGTGACCACGATCATGATAAATTTATAGCTCGTAAAGAAATGATTCAAAAAATAGCAGCGAAACTAAATGAGAAGTACAAGACAGAACGTGTAACAGTAGAGTTAAAAGATCAGTATTATAATATGAAAGATATTATTGAAAAAGATTTATCGATTGTTACTTTAGCGAAAACAGCAATGGAAAATCTTTCTATTAAACCAATTATTGAACCTATTCGTGGTGGAACAGATGGGTCAAAATTATCCTTTATGGGACTGCCAACACCAAATATTTTTGCAGGTGGCGAAAATTTCCACGGCCGATATGAATTTGTTGCGGTTGAAAGCATGGAGAAAGCGACAAATGTAATTGTTGAAATCGCTAAGTTAAATGCCCAATGA